A window from Mycobacterium saskatchewanense encodes these proteins:
- a CDS encoding MFS transporter, which translates to MSDNWPLQEARRPGPVGRADDLSPTEPTATAGRGSAVGLQPATPLRNRLYRSLFIAQFVSNIGTWMQSVAAQWFLIEEHSNAVTVALVQTASLGPTLLLGLLAGVLADLFDRRRLLIVLQSYAVLVGLALASLTFAGRLTPTALLMFTVAIGCASALTAPAWQAIQPEVVPREQIPAASTLSSVSANAALAIGPAIGGVAVALAGPAAVFGINAISFAGIIVALVRWKRPPPAVSVEREHVLQAIGTGLLYVVNSPIFRRILLRAALFLFPASAMLALLPVAAAHRWHLGASGYGMALGAIGFGATLAVVVATPLRRKVSANVLLAGCAGVYGCAPLAVAWLPFAAATPILVFSGMSWLITLATLNAAAQLHLPRWVRARGLSVYLLVFTGSQAAGSWLWGVVATRAGLVLALTWSAALLGAVAVSVAALPLRASTGLLSRDISTCWASPMIVFEPRPNDGPVLVTVQYQVSSENLNDFVAAMTAVRRSRLRTGGHSWQLYRSAERPDVVLERFTVSSWAEFKRQRTERWLDSDHDAVAQAQRYTIDNAHRHDYYLALRVHR; encoded by the coding sequence ATGTCAGATAATTGGCCGTTGCAAGAGGCTCGTCGTCCAGGGCCGGTGGGCCGGGCGGACGACCTGTCGCCGACCGAGCCGACGGCGACTGCAGGCCGGGGAAGCGCCGTCGGCCTCCAACCGGCAACGCCGTTGCGCAATCGCTTGTACCGCTCGCTGTTCATCGCGCAGTTCGTTTCCAACATCGGGACATGGATGCAAAGTGTTGCTGCGCAGTGGTTCCTGATCGAGGAACACAGCAACGCCGTCACGGTGGCACTCGTCCAGACGGCCAGTCTGGGGCCAACGCTCCTCCTGGGATTACTCGCCGGAGTGTTGGCCGACCTGTTCGACCGGCGGCGGTTACTGATCGTTCTGCAGTCGTATGCGGTCTTGGTCGGGCTGGCGCTGGCGTCACTGACCTTCGCCGGTCGCCTAACCCCCACGGCACTGTTGATGTTCACCGTCGCCATCGGCTGTGCCTCTGCGCTGACCGCACCCGCCTGGCAAGCGATTCAGCCCGAGGTAGTCCCCCGCGAGCAGATACCGGCCGCCTCGACGTTGTCCAGCGTCTCGGCCAACGCCGCCCTGGCGATTGGGCCGGCAATCGGCGGCGTCGCGGTGGCGCTGGCCGGCCCGGCGGCGGTGTTCGGGATCAACGCAATATCGTTTGCCGGGATCATCGTGGCACTGGTCCGGTGGAAGCGACCCCCGCCCGCCGTCTCCGTCGAACGAGAACACGTCCTCCAGGCCATCGGCACTGGCCTGCTGTACGTCGTCAACAGTCCTATCTTCCGCAGGATCCTGTTGCGTGCGGCGCTTTTCCTGTTTCCCGCGTCGGCCATGCTGGCTCTGTTGCCGGTAGCCGCCGCCCACCGGTGGCACCTGGGAGCCAGTGGCTACGGTATGGCGCTGGGCGCCATAGGTTTCGGCGCGACGCTCGCTGTCGTGGTCGCCACGCCGTTGCGCCGGAAAGTGTCAGCCAACGTGTTGCTGGCGGGTTGCGCTGGCGTGTACGGCTGCGCACCGCTGGCGGTGGCCTGGCTGCCTTTCGCCGCGGCAACGCCCATTCTGGTGTTTTCGGGCATGTCCTGGCTGATCACGCTGGCGACATTGAACGCGGCGGCACAGCTGCACCTGCCGAGGTGGGTCCGGGCCCGCGGGCTGTCTGTGTATCTGTTGGTTTTCACGGGATCTCAGGCCGCGGGCTCGTGGCTCTGGGGCGTCGTTGCGACGCGAGCGGGGCTGGTTCTCGCGCTGACCTGGTCGGCGGCGTTGCTGGGGGCAGTCGCCGTCAGCGTCGCCGCGCTTCCGTTGCGGGCGTCTACCGGCCTGCTGAGCCGCGATATCTCCACGTGTTGGGCTTCACCGATGATCGTGTTCGAACCGCGTCCCAACGATGGACCGGTGCTTGTCACCGTGCAGTATCAGGTGTCGTCTGAGAACCTCAACGACTTCGTCGCCGCGATGACGGCGGTGAGGCGATCACGACTGCGGACCGGTGGTCATAGCTGGCAGCTGTATCGGAGTGCGGAACGCCCCGACGTGGTCCTGGAGAGATTCACCGTGTCGTCCTGGGCCGAGTTCAAGCGGCAGCGCACCGAGCGTTGGCTCGATTCCGACCACGACGCCGTCGCACAGGCGCAGCGCTACACCATTGACAACGCCCACCGTCACGATTATTACCTCGCTTTACGGGTCCATCGGTAG
- a CDS encoding NADH:flavin oxidoreductase, which translates to MAIDDLFRPLSVRSLTVPNRFAMAPMTRQASPGGIPGADVAEYYRRRAAGGVGLIITEGIRLPDPAAGYPHAIPTLAGNDVLAGWTRVVDAVHGEGATIAAQLWHQGAQRDDADGVAAVSPSGVDGLGKPRGRALTTDELPWIAELYAKSAATARDIGFDAVELHGAHGYLLDQFLWERTNLRTDGYGGTQAARTLFPAEVVAAVRAAVGPDYPIIFRFSQWKGTDYSASIADHPTQLQEVLSPLTDAGVDMLHPSTRRHYVPAFPDYDRELSLAGWTKKVTGLPVIAVGSIGLQTQFRSEKQGQVIQPAPIDRLVEQFEAGEFDIAAIGRALLAEPAWVNRLRNGDLDGFIGYDPQTALASLT; encoded by the coding sequence GTGGCAATCGACGACCTCTTCCGACCGTTGAGCGTTCGGTCACTGACCGTGCCGAACCGGTTCGCCATGGCGCCGATGACGCGCCAGGCGTCACCTGGCGGAATACCCGGCGCCGACGTCGCCGAGTACTACCGGCGCCGCGCCGCCGGCGGCGTCGGGCTGATCATCACCGAAGGCATCCGACTGCCCGACCCGGCCGCGGGTTACCCGCACGCGATTCCGACGCTTGCGGGCAACGACGTCCTCGCGGGCTGGACTCGGGTCGTCGACGCCGTCCACGGCGAGGGCGCCACGATCGCTGCACAACTGTGGCACCAGGGCGCCCAACGCGACGACGCCGACGGTGTCGCGGCGGTCAGCCCATCGGGCGTCGACGGGCTCGGCAAGCCAAGGGGCCGCGCGCTCACAACCGACGAACTCCCCTGGATCGCAGAGCTCTACGCCAAGAGCGCCGCGACCGCGCGAGACATCGGCTTCGACGCCGTCGAGTTACACGGCGCTCACGGCTATCTGCTGGACCAGTTCCTTTGGGAGCGAACGAATCTGCGCACCGACGGCTACGGGGGGACGCAGGCTGCGCGGACCCTATTCCCGGCCGAGGTGGTCGCCGCGGTGCGTGCCGCGGTCGGACCGGACTACCCCATCATCTTTCGGTTCTCACAATGGAAGGGCACCGATTACTCGGCGTCGATCGCCGATCATCCGACACAGCTGCAGGAAGTACTCTCCCCGCTGACTGATGCGGGGGTGGACATGCTTCATCCCTCGACGCGCAGACACTACGTGCCCGCCTTTCCCGACTACGACCGCGAGCTGAGTCTCGCAGGCTGGACTAAGAAGGTCACCGGGCTGCCGGTCATCGCGGTCGGCTCCATCGGGCTACAGACGCAGTTTCGCAGCGAGAAACAAGGTCAGGTGATCCAGCCCGCCCCCATCGACCGCCTGGTCGAGCAGTTCGAGGCCGGCGAATTCGACATCGCGGCGATCGGCCGGGCGCTGCTCGCCGAGCCGGCGTGGGTGAATCGGCTGCGCAACGGCGACCTCGACGGATTCATCGGTTACGACCCGCAGACTGCGCTGGCCTCGCTTACCTGA
- a CDS encoding phosphotransferase family protein, with amino-acid sequence MWRYPAGVVEWLTRYGQQVRAPIEITRVGVGQSNITTVIVDADGRQWVMREPPPGEAASAAHDIEREARILRSLAASGVPVPRVVGTGHGPVGVPFLVMEKVAGVALEMEGDARTLDLNSRRRLGLSVAATLARLHRLDPGILGIPVSTIPYVVRQLRRLTAAWERHGEGSKHAGEWRALRARLEVRAPAAPAPVIVHGDYRLSNLLVGNGVITAVLDWELCTIGDPLADLAWLLDDWRPPEEPAIVMPSPTRAGGFPDRDEMVGVYRELTGFNLDALDYYRAFSQWRAASLLQGVLVRRRRGAMGTHAAVGCDELDHSIGVLLASAGACLA; translated from the coding sequence ATGTGGCGGTATCCGGCGGGTGTGGTGGAGTGGTTGACCCGTTACGGCCAGCAGGTGAGAGCCCCGATCGAAATCACGCGGGTGGGCGTCGGCCAGTCGAACATAACCACTGTCATTGTCGACGCGGACGGCCGACAATGGGTAATGCGCGAACCACCACCGGGAGAGGCGGCTTCCGCGGCACACGACATCGAGCGCGAGGCACGAATCTTGCGGTCGCTGGCGGCCAGCGGTGTGCCGGTCCCCCGCGTCGTCGGAACGGGCCACGGCCCCGTCGGGGTGCCGTTCCTGGTCATGGAGAAAGTCGCGGGCGTGGCGCTGGAAATGGAGGGCGACGCCCGCACTCTTGACCTGAATAGCCGCCGCCGGCTGGGCCTTTCGGTGGCGGCGACGCTGGCGCGGCTGCACCGCCTGGATCCGGGCATTCTTGGGATCCCGGTCTCGACCATTCCGTACGTCGTGCGGCAGCTGCGTAGACTGACCGCGGCATGGGAGCGGCACGGCGAGGGCAGCAAACATGCCGGTGAATGGCGTGCGCTGCGCGCACGACTGGAGGTTCGCGCGCCCGCGGCGCCGGCGCCTGTCATCGTGCATGGCGATTACCGACTGTCAAACCTGTTGGTCGGCAACGGGGTCATCACCGCGGTCTTGGACTGGGAACTGTGCACAATCGGCGATCCGCTCGCCGATTTGGCTTGGCTGCTTGACGATTGGCGCCCTCCCGAGGAGCCGGCAATCGTGATGCCCAGTCCCACTCGCGCCGGCGGCTTCCCCGATCGCGACGAAATGGTGGGGGTCTACCGCGAGCTCACCGGATTCAACCTCGACGCGCTCGATTACTATCGGGCGTTTTCCCAGTGGCGCGCCGCGAGCCTGCTGCAGGGCGTTCTCGTCCGTCGGCGCCGGGGCGCGATGGGGACGCACGCTGCCGTGGGCTGCGACGAGCTCGACCATTCGATCGGGGTGCTGCTGGCTTCGGCAGGCGCGTGTTTGGCATAA
- a CDS encoding TetR/AcrR family transcriptional regulator, translated as MARQSARSTTVPVSIDQEDATSESKSALTRSRILDAAARVLSERGYAGLRLTDVAAAAHLQAPAIYYYFPSRDDLIEEVMWSGIADMREHVAAALNDVADGTPALERLLVAAEAHLRHELEISDYTTASIRNAGQVPLAIRKRQILEEERYGDIWRRLINDVAREGMLTPELDLYIAQMLVLGALNWAVEWWNPRRGSIEAVVQNAQSIIRHGLAGDPAA; from the coding sequence ATGGCAAGGCAAAGCGCCCGGTCGACGACGGTTCCCGTCTCGATCGACCAGGAGGACGCGACGTCGGAATCGAAGTCGGCGTTGACTCGGTCGCGAATCCTGGATGCGGCCGCGCGCGTGCTCTCCGAGCGTGGCTACGCGGGGTTGCGGCTCACGGACGTTGCGGCCGCGGCGCATCTGCAGGCCCCGGCGATTTATTACTACTTTCCTTCGCGCGACGACCTTATCGAGGAGGTGATGTGGTCTGGCATCGCCGATATGCGTGAGCATGTCGCAGCGGCGCTCAACGATGTTGCGGACGGCACCCCGGCGCTCGAGCGCCTCCTGGTAGCCGCCGAAGCGCATTTACGTCACGAGCTGGAGATATCCGACTACACCACGGCGTCGATCCGCAACGCGGGCCAGGTCCCGCTGGCGATCCGCAAGAGGCAGATCCTCGAGGAGGAGCGCTACGGTGATATTTGGCGCCGGCTCATCAATGACGTGGCCCGCGAGGGCATGCTGACGCCGGAGCTGGACCTCTACATCGCCCAAATGCTCGTCCTCGGTGCGCTGAATTGGGCGGTGGAATGGTGGAATCCGCGTCGCGGCTCGATCGAAGCCGTGGTTCAGAACGCGCAGTCGATTATCCGTCACGGTCTGGCCGGCGATCCCGCCGCATAA
- a CDS encoding cytochrome C oxidase subunit IV family protein produces MLTSLVREKISVVWLALIVATLTSWLLGVGHELPTAYAAVSIIIIAFIKVRFVGRYFMELRHAPAFLQAIFEGWTLIVASVLTGLYLFA; encoded by the coding sequence GTGCTGACAAGCCTTGTGCGAGAGAAAATCTCCGTCGTCTGGCTGGCGCTGATCGTGGCCACCCTGACATCGTGGCTGCTCGGGGTCGGCCATGAGCTGCCCACGGCCTACGCCGCCGTCAGCATCATCATCATCGCCTTCATCAAGGTGCGCTTCGTCGGGCGATACTTCATGGAACTGCGCCACGCGCCCGCCTTCCTACAGGCGATCTTCGAGGGCTGGACGCTGATTGTCGCGAGCGTCCTGACCGGCCTCTACCTGTTCGCCTGA
- a CDS encoding cytochrome c oxidase subunit 3 — protein MTVFAVLFGVYLYYRAGQPQLFERSQSHLNQAFGAVNTLVLLTSSLLVVTAVRAVRAGAPRLARRLVYGAMTCGAIFVVNKAIEYGQKISHGLVPSSNQFFMYFYVMTGLHLLHVVLGMALLGLMAHLTRRATLTGREQGYLEGAGCFWHMVDVLWIVIFALVYLVK, from the coding sequence ATGACCGTCTTCGCTGTGCTGTTCGGAGTCTATCTGTACTACCGCGCCGGTCAGCCCCAGCTCTTCGAACGCTCCCAGTCGCACCTGAACCAGGCGTTCGGCGCGGTCAATACGCTTGTGCTGTTGACCAGTTCGCTGCTGGTGGTGACGGCGGTACGCGCGGTCCGTGCCGGCGCGCCCCGATTGGCGCGGCGGTTGGTCTACGGCGCCATGACATGCGGCGCGATCTTCGTGGTGAACAAGGCGATCGAATACGGTCAGAAGATCTCGCATGGACTGGTGCCTTCCTCAAACCAATTCTTCATGTACTTCTACGTCATGACCGGGCTGCACCTGCTGCACGTGGTGCTCGGCATGGCCTTGCTCGGCCTGATGGCGCACCTGACCCGCCGGGCAACTCTTACGGGACGCGAGCAAGGCTATCTTGAAGGTGCCGGTTGCTTCTGGCACATGGTGGACGTGCTGTGGATCGTCATCTTCGCGCTGGTATATCTGGTGAAATAG
- a CDS encoding acyl-CoA dehydrogenase family protein, protein MAPLLSDEETMLVETVRAFVDRDVKPTVREAEHANIYPEAWIEQMKHIGIYGLAIPEQYGGSPVSTRCYVLVTQELARGWMSLAGAMGGHTVVAKLLTLFGTEDQKQKYLPSMATGETRATMALTEPGGGSDLQNMTTTALPVGHNDAELTINGSKTWISNARRSGLIALLCKTDPHATPKHKGISVVLVEHGQGLSVSRDLPKLGYKGVESCELSFDDCRVPASAVLGGEPGRGFAQMMKGLETGRIQVASRALGVATAALEDALAYAQERQSFGKPIWQHQSVGNYLADMATKLTAARQLTLHAADRYDAGERADMEAGMAKLFASEAAMEIALNAVRIHGGYGYSCEYDVERYFRDAPLMIVGEGTNEIQRNVIAAQLVARGGI, encoded by the coding sequence ATGGCGCCCCTTCTCAGCGATGAAGAAACCATGCTGGTCGAAACGGTTCGGGCGTTCGTCGACCGCGACGTCAAGCCGACCGTGCGCGAGGCCGAGCACGCCAACATTTATCCCGAGGCGTGGATCGAGCAGATGAAGCACATCGGCATATACGGCTTGGCGATACCCGAACAATACGGCGGTTCACCGGTCTCGACGCGCTGCTACGTCCTCGTCACTCAAGAGCTCGCGCGCGGATGGATGAGCCTGGCCGGGGCAATGGGCGGGCATACCGTCGTGGCCAAACTGCTGACGCTGTTCGGCACCGAGGATCAAAAGCAGAAATACCTTCCCTCCATGGCCACCGGCGAAACACGGGCAACGATGGCGCTCACCGAACCGGGGGGCGGCTCGGACCTGCAGAACATGACCACCACCGCGCTGCCCGTCGGCCACAACGACGCCGAACTGACCATCAACGGGTCGAAGACCTGGATTTCCAACGCCCGCCGATCGGGCCTGATCGCGCTGCTGTGCAAGACCGATCCCCATGCCACGCCCAAGCATAAAGGGATATCGGTCGTCCTAGTCGAGCACGGCCAGGGGCTGAGTGTCTCCCGGGACCTGCCGAAGCTCGGCTATAAGGGTGTCGAAAGCTGCGAGCTGTCGTTCGATGACTGCCGAGTTCCCGCGTCGGCGGTCCTCGGCGGCGAGCCGGGGCGCGGCTTTGCACAGATGATGAAGGGCCTCGAGACGGGCCGCATCCAAGTCGCGTCACGCGCTCTCGGCGTCGCCACGGCCGCACTCGAAGACGCCCTGGCGTACGCCCAGGAACGGCAGAGCTTCGGCAAGCCGATCTGGCAGCACCAATCAGTCGGCAATTACCTGGCCGACATGGCGACCAAGCTGACGGCCGCGCGACAACTGACACTGCACGCCGCCGACCGTTACGACGCCGGCGAGCGGGCCGACATGGAGGCGGGCATGGCCAAACTCTTCGCCTCTGAGGCAGCGATGGAAATCGCCTTGAACGCGGTGCGCATTCACGGCGGCTACGGCTACTCATGCGAGTACGACGTCGAGCGCTACTTCCGGGACGCACCGCTGATGATCGTCGGGGAAGGCACCAACGAGATCCAGCGCAACGTCATCGCCGCACAACTGGTGGCCCGTGGTGGCATTTAG
- a CDS encoding TetR/AcrR family transcriptional regulator, whose translation MPRKPTDAETDDSKSQRTRSRILDAAAHVLSVKGYAGTRLTDVAEYAQLQAPAIYYYFPSREDLIEEVMHTGIGDMRRFLRERLDELPPDTAPMDRIMAAVSAHLRHELELSDYARASIRNSGQIPDRLKTRQKKEQAAYNRIWRDLLDDAVSEGQIRSDLDAPLAQALVLGALNWAAEWWDPRRTSVEAMVANAQVFVRHSLAPAARPKKRQSKRRPKAPAAR comes from the coding sequence ATGCCGCGGAAGCCGACAGATGCTGAGACCGACGACTCGAAGTCGCAACGCACCCGATCGCGCATCCTGGATGCGGCAGCCCACGTGCTGAGCGTCAAAGGGTACGCCGGAACGCGGTTGACCGATGTCGCCGAGTATGCCCAGCTGCAGGCACCGGCCATCTACTACTACTTCCCTTCCCGGGAGGACCTCATCGAAGAGGTCATGCATACCGGCATCGGCGATATGCGCAGGTTCCTGCGGGAGCGACTCGACGAACTGCCTCCGGATACGGCGCCGATGGATCGCATCATGGCCGCAGTCTCGGCGCATCTGCGTCACGAGCTTGAATTGTCCGACTACGCACGGGCTTCGATCCGCAACTCCGGTCAGATCCCCGACCGACTCAAGACTCGGCAGAAAAAGGAGCAGGCGGCCTACAACCGCATCTGGCGCGATCTGCTCGACGATGCCGTCTCCGAAGGCCAGATCCGCAGCGACTTAGATGCGCCCCTGGCTCAGGCCCTGGTGTTGGGCGCATTGAACTGGGCCGCCGAGTGGTGGGACCCCCGCCGAACTTCGGTCGAAGCCATGGTTGCCAACGCCCAGGTGTTCGTACGGCACAGCCTCGCCCCGGCGGCGCGGCCGAAGAAGCGGCAATCCAAGCGCCGACCGAAAGCTCCCGCCGCCCGCTAG
- a CDS encoding acetyl-CoA C-acetyltransferase — protein MTEAYIVDAVRTAVGKRGGGLAGAHPADIAAHVIKTVVGRHDIDPAAIDDVILGCLDNIGAQAGDIARTAALAAGLPESVPGVTIDRQCGSAQQAVHFAAQAVMSGTCDLIVAGGVQKMSQFPILSAFSAGEPYGSTDPWRGCDGWRARYGDQEISQFRGAELIAAQWKLSREDNERFALASHRRAVSAISEGRFTREITPFVGLTADEGPRADTSLEKMASLPTLVEGGVLTAAAASQISDGAAALLVASQGAVDRFGLTPRARIHHMSVRGADPVMMLTAPIPATQHALKRTGLSIDDIDTVEINEAFAPVVLAWLTELGADPEKVNPNGGAIALGHPIGCTGARLMTSMLHELERTGGRFGLQTMCEGGGQANVTIIERI, from the coding sequence ATGACTGAGGCATACATCGTTGACGCTGTTCGCACGGCGGTCGGGAAGCGCGGTGGCGGCCTGGCCGGAGCGCATCCAGCCGACATCGCCGCCCATGTGATCAAGACGGTCGTGGGCCGCCACGATATCGACCCGGCAGCTATCGACGACGTCATCCTGGGGTGCCTCGACAACATCGGGGCGCAGGCCGGAGACATCGCCAGGACCGCCGCTCTGGCCGCAGGACTGCCCGAGTCGGTGCCCGGTGTGACCATCGACCGCCAATGTGGATCCGCCCAGCAGGCAGTGCATTTCGCCGCCCAGGCGGTGATGAGCGGAACGTGCGACCTGATCGTGGCCGGCGGTGTCCAGAAAATGAGCCAGTTCCCCATCCTCAGTGCGTTCAGCGCCGGCGAGCCGTATGGTTCGACTGATCCGTGGAGAGGGTGCGACGGGTGGCGGGCGCGCTACGGCGATCAGGAGATCTCGCAATTCCGCGGCGCGGAATTGATTGCTGCCCAATGGAAGTTGTCCCGCGAGGACAACGAGCGGTTTGCGCTCGCCAGCCACCGGCGTGCCGTCAGCGCGATCTCCGAAGGCCGCTTCACCCGAGAGATCACTCCTTTCGTCGGGCTCACTGCCGACGAAGGACCTCGGGCAGACACGAGCCTGGAGAAGATGGCGTCGCTACCCACCCTCGTCGAGGGAGGTGTGCTGACCGCCGCGGCGGCCAGCCAAATCTCAGATGGCGCAGCCGCACTGCTCGTCGCGTCTCAGGGCGCCGTCGACCGGTTCGGGTTGACCCCGCGGGCCAGGATCCACCATATGTCGGTGCGCGGTGCGGACCCGGTGATGATGTTGACGGCGCCGATCCCGGCAACCCAGCACGCCCTGAAGCGCACGGGACTCTCGATCGACGACATCGACACCGTCGAGATCAACGAGGCCTTCGCCCCGGTGGTGCTGGCATGGCTGACCGAACTGGGCGCCGACCCGGAAAAGGTCAATCCGAACGGCGGTGCAATCGCACTGGGCCATCCGATTGGATGCACCGGCGCGCGTTTGATGACTTCGATGCTGCACGAATTGGAACGCACCGGGGGTCGGTTCGGGTTGCAGACGATGTGCGAAGGCGGCGGGCAGGCCAACGTCACGATCATCGAACGGATCTAA
- a CDS encoding acyl-CoA dehydrogenase family protein, with protein MRRLLYEEDHETYRNTVREFLAREVAPHQHDWDRDRWIDRAVFVRAAKAGIYALQIDERYGGSGEPDYRYRMVVCEEIARINALSFGLTVSLQDDLVLHYLLDLTTDEQKGRWLPGFATGEIIGALAMTEPGAGSDLRGMRTTARRDGDAWILNGQKTFISSGIMADVVVVAARTNADGGSHSFSLFVVERDTPGFERGRKLDKIGLPAQDTAELYFRDARVPAANMLGTAGEGLQYLMGHLPRERLGVTAKALATTRAIYQSTVEYCKLRKAFGGPLTDQQHIRFELAEMSTEIDVAQAYVDKSVLSYNAGELTAVDAAKGKWYVSELQKRVVDRCLQLHGGYGYMTEYPVARAYLDTRVQTIYGGTTEIMKEIIGRDIAAG; from the coding sequence GTGCGGCGTTTGCTGTACGAGGAGGACCACGAGACGTACCGCAATACCGTCCGGGAGTTTCTGGCCCGCGAAGTGGCGCCTCATCAACACGACTGGGATCGTGACCGCTGGATCGACCGCGCGGTATTCGTCCGAGCCGCCAAGGCGGGCATCTACGCCCTACAGATCGATGAGCGATACGGAGGGTCCGGCGAGCCGGATTACCGCTACCGCATGGTGGTGTGTGAGGAGATCGCGCGCATCAATGCGCTCTCGTTCGGGCTGACTGTGAGTCTGCAAGACGACCTGGTCCTGCACTACCTGCTCGATCTGACCACCGACGAGCAGAAGGGGCGATGGCTTCCCGGGTTTGCCACGGGAGAGATCATCGGCGCGCTCGCGATGACCGAGCCGGGCGCGGGCAGCGACCTGCGGGGAATGCGGACCACCGCTCGGCGCGACGGCGACGCCTGGATTCTCAACGGGCAGAAAACGTTCATCTCCAGCGGCATCATGGCCGACGTCGTGGTGGTGGCCGCGCGCACAAACGCCGACGGCGGTTCACATTCGTTCAGTCTCTTCGTCGTCGAGCGTGACACCCCGGGCTTCGAGCGCGGCCGCAAGCTGGACAAGATCGGGCTGCCCGCGCAGGACACCGCCGAACTGTACTTCCGTGACGCACGGGTGCCGGCGGCCAATATGCTCGGGACTGCCGGAGAAGGCCTCCAGTACCTGATGGGTCACCTGCCGCGCGAACGACTCGGAGTCACTGCCAAGGCTCTGGCAACGACACGCGCCATCTATCAGTCGACCGTCGAGTACTGCAAGCTACGCAAGGCCTTTGGCGGTCCGCTCACCGACCAGCAGCACATTCGGTTCGAGCTCGCGGAGATGTCCACCGAGATTGACGTCGCCCAAGCCTACGTAGACAAATCCGTCCTGTCCTACAACGCCGGCGAACTCACTGCGGTCGACGCGGCGAAAGGCAAGTGGTATGTGAGCGAGCTACAGAAGCGCGTTGTCGATCGTTGCCTGCAGTTGCACGGCGGGTATGGATACATGACCGAATACCCGGTTGCCCGTGCGTATCTGGATACGCGTGTGCAGACCATCTATGGTGGAACCACCGAAATCATGAAGGAGATCATCGGACGCGACATAGCCGCCGGATGA